A genome region from Anastrepha ludens isolate Willacy chromosome 3, idAnaLude1.1, whole genome shotgun sequence includes the following:
- the LOC128859001 gene encoding probable peroxisomal acyl-coenzyme A oxidase 1: MPSHIVNPDLQKERDRASFNTQEFTYWWIGGKEKYEAKKKLEKLFLEDPELQDDLPISHMSPKELYEHSVRKAVIIARKLRALRAEGEDDVDTYAALFGGALGSALIKEGNPMMLHFVMFVPTIMGQGTIEQQIEWLTKAWDCNILGTYAQTELGHGTFLRGLETRADYDASTQEFVLNTPTISAYKWWPGGMGHTANHAIVVAQLYTKGEFRGLAPFIVQLRDLETHMPMPGIDVGDIGPKIGMKSVNNGYLGLKNVRIPLNNMLMKNQKVLPDGTYVAPKNSVLTYGTMMFVRCALIRDLSQTLAKASTIAMRYSAVRRQSPIDPNEPEPQIIEHTTQQLKVFPQIAKAIVFKTAGEHIWNMFNNVTGELEQGNMDRLPEMHALSCCLKAITSADSAAAVEVCRLSCGGHGYMDCSNFPTIYGMTTAVCTYEGENTVMLLQTARYLVKVYAQALNGEPLVPTMEYLRKPIENKNFGSFDGSLETIVRAFQFVAANKVRIAYERMEKHRKQGQEPEAAANMVGIELTQAADLHGRAFIVQSAYSELNQLIRQVSPELGAVLQAILELYLLDACLARIGDFLRFINLTDEAITKLELRLQDCLRRLRPNAVALVDSFDVHDRVLDSALGAADGRVYERIFESAKKNPLNREPVNKTFHQYLKPFMKANL; the protein is encoded by the exons ATGCCATCACACATAGTAAAtccagatttacaaaaggaacgtgACAGAGCTTCCTTCAATACGCAAGAATTCACATACTGGTGGATTGGAGGCAAGGAAAAGTATGAAGCGAAGAAGAAACTGG AGAAATTATTCTTGGAAGACCCCGAGCTGCAGGATGACCTGCCCATCTCGCACATGTCACCCAAGGAGCTGTACGAACACAGTGTGCGAAAAGCAGTAATTATAGCCAGAAAGCTACGCGCGTTGCGCGCTGAAGGCGAAGACGATGTGGATACATACGC cGCACTCTTTGGCGGCGCACTGGGCTCTGCGCTCATCAAAGAAGGCAATCCAATGATGCTTCATTTCGTAATGTTCGTGCCCACGATAATGGGTCAAGGTACGATTGAACAGCAAATCGAATGGCTAACTAAAGCTTGGGATTGTAATATACTTGGCACGTACGCACAGACTGAATTGGGACACGGCACCTTCTTACGCGGCTTGGAAACACGTGCCGACTATGATGCCAGCACACAAGAGTTTGTTTTGAATACGCCCACCATCAGCGCCTACAAGTGGTGGCCCGGTGGCA TGGGTCATACGGCAAATCATGCAATTGTCGTCGCACAACTGTACACCAAAGGCGAATTCCGTGGGCTGGCTCCTTTTATTGTGCAATTGCGTGATTTGGAGACGCATATGCCGATGCCGGGTATTGATGTTGGTGATATTGGTCCGAAAATAGGCATGAAGTCAGTCAACAATGGCTATTTGGGATTGAAAAATGTACGCATACCGTTGAATAACATGCTGATGAAGAACCAGAAGGTATTACCCGATGGTACTTATGTGGCGCCAAAAAATAGCGTACTCACCTACGGCACCATGATGTTTGTGCGTTGCGCGCTCATACGCGACCTGTCACAAACGTTGGCGAAGGCGTCTACCATTGCGATGCGTTACTCGGCGGTGCGTCGTCAAAGCCCGATCGACCCAAA TGAGCCCGAGCCACAAATCATCGAACACACGACACAACAATTGaaagtttttccacaaatcgCAAAggcgattgttttcaaaacagCCGGCGAACACATTTGGAACATGTTCAATAATGTTACCGGTGAATTGGAGCAAGGCAATATGGATCGGTTGCCGGAAATGCATGCGCTCTCTTGTTGCCTAAAAGCGATCACCAGCGCAGACTCAGCGGCTGCGGTTGAGGTGTGTCGGCTGTCTTGCGGTGGTCACGGCTATATGGATTGCTCCAATTTTCCCACCATTTATGGCATGACAACTGCTGTGTGCACCTATGAGGGCGAGAACACAGTGATGCTGCTACAGACGGCACGTTATCTGGTCAAAGTCTACGCACAGGCGTTGAATGGCGAACCCTTGGTGCCGACAATGGAATATTTACGAAAGCCGATTGAAAACAAGAATTTTGGCAGTTTCGATGGCTCATTGGAGACCATCGTGCGCGCCTTTCAATTTGTGGCGGCGAA CAAAGTGCGAATAGCTTATGAACGCATGGAAAAACATCGTAAACAAGGTCAAGAGCCGGAAGCGGCGGCCAATATGGTGGGCATTGAATTGACGCAGGCAGCGGAT TTACATGGTCGCGCTTTCATCGTACAATCGGCATACAGCGAGTTGAATCAGCTCATACGACAAGTCTCACCTGAACTAGGCGCTGTGTTGCAAGCCATCTTAGAGCTTTATTTGTTAGATGCCTGCTTGGCACGAATTGGCGATTTTCTCAGA TTTATCAACCTAACCGATGAAGCTATTACCAAATTGGAGCTACGTCTGCAGGATTGTCTTAGACGTTTGCGTCCGAATGCTGTGGCCCTTGTTGACAGCTTTGATGTGCACGATCGCGTGTTGGACTCAGCATTGGGTGCAGCAGATGGACGCGTCTACGAACGTATTTTCGAATCAGCCAAGAAAAATCCGCTGAATCGTGAGCCGGTGAACAAaacattccatcagtatttgaAGCCATTTATGAAGGCGAATTTGTAG
- the LOC128859004 gene encoding methyltransferase-like protein 25B isoform X2, which translates to MEDSMSSECLQKRLLCCLQVVRQYDWLINAYVLDYYVDNHWEKLPRCWRSHLENVQLEELSTLLNFNDSAEQHHANVWPLTLLALRRLLQELCLPRRLHKNTVELSKNRSALLNHPKLKHVFNKCVKPKKRHEIDVMGPICEYSQQRSPVDYVVDFGAGLGHLARVLGYGYGKQVCCLEMRTELNVQARCMDENFELFAEKHLPPMKRANLRRPEHVTLCLTSDMQPEQFLSIIAESLQRTDTNFQFGIIGLHPCGDLAVILMRMFINSPQARFLNFASCCYMKLSTAETQSNAQLHGYPLSRYMRQRAKLAHLSYEAREISCHAMEMYCDRLAKGDYEHLKVHAFRAATERILVKHWPDLKHCGLRNVKHVPGMQFEDYFYKAVQGLEAANLQRKELQSAVTQNDLRHWRRIVIFYTLRLMFAPLVESIILYDRALYLQENRKSPLSSENSRSI; encoded by the exons ATGGAAGATTCAATGTCTTCGGAATGTCTACAAAAGCGTTTGCTCTGTTGTTTACAAGTTGTACGTCAATATGATTGGCTTATAAATGCATACGTTTTG GATTATTATGTGGACAATCATTGGGAGAAGCTACCACGTTGCTGGCGTTCACATTTGGAGAATGTGCAACTTGAAGAGCTCAGTactcttttaaatttcaacGATTCTGCTGAGCAGCATCATGCCAATGTCTGGCCATTAACGTTGTTGGCCTTGCGCCGTCTATTACAAGAATTGTGTTTGCCAAGAAGACTGCATAAGAACACAGTAGAGCTG AGTAAAAACCGCAGCGCTCTGCTTAATCACCCAAAACTAAAGCACGTCTTTAATAAATGCGTCAAGCCTAAGAAGCGGCATGAAATCGATGTGATGGGCCCGATTTGCGAATATAGCCAACAGCGGTCACCTGTGGATTACGTTGTGGATTTTGGCGCTGGATTAGGGCATCTCGCACGCGTGCTTGGCTATGGCTACGGCAAACAAGTATGCTGTTTGGAAATGCGTACGGAGCTAAATGTTCAAGCCCGTTGCATggatgaaaattttgaattattcgCTGAAAAACATTTACCCCCCATGAAACGTGCGAATCTAAGACGGCCAGAACATGTAACATTATGCTTGACATCGGATATGCAGCCGGAGCAGTTCCTCAGCATTATTGCTGAATCGCTGCAAAGAACAGATACCAACTTTCAATTCGGTATAATTGGTTTGCATCCATGTGGCGATCTAGCCGTCATTTTGATGCGTATGTTCATCAATAGTCCGCAAGCTCGCTTCCTAAATTTTGCTAGCTGTTGTTACATGAAATTAAGCACAGCTGAAACGCAATCCAACGCGCAACTGCATGGATACCCACTCAGCCGATACATGCGGCAACGAGCCAAATTAGCGCATTTGAGCTATGAGGCGCGGGAAATATCCTGCCATGCTATGGAGATGTATTGCGACCGTTTAGCTAAAGGCGATTATGAACACCTCAAAGTGCATGCATTTCGGGCAGCTACTGAACGCATTCTAGTCAAGCACTGGCCTGATTTAAAACATTGCGGGCTGCGTAACGTAAAGCATGTACCTGGCATGCAATTTGAAga TTACTTCTACAAAGCAGTGCAAGGCTTAGAAGCCGCAAATTTGCAGCGTAAGGAGCTGCAATCCGCAGTAACACAAAATGATTTGCGTCACTGGCGacgtattgttattttttatacgcTTCGTTTAATGTTTGCACCGCTAGTAGAGAGCATTATACTGTACGATCGTGCCTTATATCTGCAAGAGAATCGTAAGTCGCC ATTGTCAAGTGAAAATTCACGCAGTATTTGA
- the LOC128859004 gene encoding methyltransferase-like protein 25B isoform X1, giving the protein MEDSMSSECLQKRLLCCLQVVRQYDWLINAYVLDYYVDNHWEKLPRCWRSHLENVQLEELSTLLNFNDSAEQHHANVWPLTLLALRRLLQELCLPRRLHKNTVELSKNRSALLNHPKLKHVFNKCVKPKKRHEIDVMGPICEYSQQRSPVDYVVDFGAGLGHLARVLGYGYGKQVCCLEMRTELNVQARCMDENFELFAEKHLPPMKRANLRRPEHVTLCLTSDMQPEQFLSIIAESLQRTDTNFQFGIIGLHPCGDLAVILMRMFINSPQARFLNFASCCYMKLSTAETQSNAQLHGYPLSRYMRQRAKLAHLSYEAREISCHAMEMYCDRLAKGDYEHLKVHAFRAATERILVKHWPDLKHCGLRNVKHVPGMQFEDYFYKAVQGLEAANLQRKELQSAVTQNDLRHWRRIVIFYTLRLMFAPLVESIILYDRALYLQENHCQVKIHAVFDPRLSPRNHITCAFKTS; this is encoded by the exons ATGGAAGATTCAATGTCTTCGGAATGTCTACAAAAGCGTTTGCTCTGTTGTTTACAAGTTGTACGTCAATATGATTGGCTTATAAATGCATACGTTTTG GATTATTATGTGGACAATCATTGGGAGAAGCTACCACGTTGCTGGCGTTCACATTTGGAGAATGTGCAACTTGAAGAGCTCAGTactcttttaaatttcaacGATTCTGCTGAGCAGCATCATGCCAATGTCTGGCCATTAACGTTGTTGGCCTTGCGCCGTCTATTACAAGAATTGTGTTTGCCAAGAAGACTGCATAAGAACACAGTAGAGCTG AGTAAAAACCGCAGCGCTCTGCTTAATCACCCAAAACTAAAGCACGTCTTTAATAAATGCGTCAAGCCTAAGAAGCGGCATGAAATCGATGTGATGGGCCCGATTTGCGAATATAGCCAACAGCGGTCACCTGTGGATTACGTTGTGGATTTTGGCGCTGGATTAGGGCATCTCGCACGCGTGCTTGGCTATGGCTACGGCAAACAAGTATGCTGTTTGGAAATGCGTACGGAGCTAAATGTTCAAGCCCGTTGCATggatgaaaattttgaattattcgCTGAAAAACATTTACCCCCCATGAAACGTGCGAATCTAAGACGGCCAGAACATGTAACATTATGCTTGACATCGGATATGCAGCCGGAGCAGTTCCTCAGCATTATTGCTGAATCGCTGCAAAGAACAGATACCAACTTTCAATTCGGTATAATTGGTTTGCATCCATGTGGCGATCTAGCCGTCATTTTGATGCGTATGTTCATCAATAGTCCGCAAGCTCGCTTCCTAAATTTTGCTAGCTGTTGTTACATGAAATTAAGCACAGCTGAAACGCAATCCAACGCGCAACTGCATGGATACCCACTCAGCCGATACATGCGGCAACGAGCCAAATTAGCGCATTTGAGCTATGAGGCGCGGGAAATATCCTGCCATGCTATGGAGATGTATTGCGACCGTTTAGCTAAAGGCGATTATGAACACCTCAAAGTGCATGCATTTCGGGCAGCTACTGAACGCATTCTAGTCAAGCACTGGCCTGATTTAAAACATTGCGGGCTGCGTAACGTAAAGCATGTACCTGGCATGCAATTTGAAga TTACTTCTACAAAGCAGTGCAAGGCTTAGAAGCCGCAAATTTGCAGCGTAAGGAGCTGCAATCCGCAGTAACACAAAATGATTTGCGTCACTGGCGacgtattgttattttttatacgcTTCGTTTAATGTTTGCACCGCTAGTAGAGAGCATTATACTGTACGATCGTGCCTTATATCTGCAAGAGAATC ATTGTCAAGTGAAAATTCACGCAGTATTTGATCCACGACTATCGCCGCGCAATCATATAACCTGCGCTTTCAAAACCAGCTGA